One region of Polynucleobacter sp. SHI8 genomic DNA includes:
- a CDS encoding MBL fold metallo-hydrolase: MALKIVLIPVTPFEQNCSLLMCDVTQRAAIVDPGGGLDIIQAQIEKWNVTVDKILITHGHVDHCSAAKELALTLGVDIIGPHIDDQYWINLLPEQAKRFGFEHEGHSFIPERWLGDGDQVWVGQECFDVIHCPGHTPGHVIFVDKKTRVAVVGDVLFAGSIGRTDFPKGNHQDLINSIKEKLFPLGDDITFIPGHGPTSTFGQERVSNPFLING; the protein is encoded by the coding sequence ATGGCTCTAAAAATAGTATTAATACCTGTTACCCCTTTTGAGCAAAATTGCTCATTATTAATGTGTGATGTTACTCAAAGGGCGGCCATCGTAGATCCTGGTGGTGGTTTAGACATTATTCAAGCACAAATTGAAAAGTGGAATGTAACAGTTGATAAAATATTAATTACACATGGCCATGTTGACCACTGTTCAGCCGCCAAAGAGTTGGCGCTTACTCTCGGAGTTGACATTATAGGACCACATATCGATGATCAGTATTGGATAAACTTATTACCAGAACAAGCAAAAAGATTTGGTTTTGAGCATGAAGGCCACTCTTTTATACCTGAGCGTTGGCTAGGCGATGGAGATCAAGTGTGGGTCGGTCAGGAGTGCTTTGATGTTATTCATTGTCCAGGGCATACACCAGGACATGTTATTTTTGTAGATAAAAAAACAAGGGTTGCAGTGGTTGGCGATGTCCTGTTTGCTGGTTCAATCGGAAGAACTGATTTTCCAAAAGGCAACCATCAGGACTTAATCAACTCAATTAAAGAAAAGCTATTTCCACTGGGGGATGACATCACATTTATCCCAGGACACGGTCCAACATCAACCTTTGGGCAAGAAAGAGTGTCGAACCCTTTCTTAATCAACGGATGA
- a CDS encoding fatty acid desaturase, whose product MTTQLNTTIVDIKPIPEGLPIPNRKVIRSWIEPFAEKQTLKAILLLVGDIVIWLALIAGIVFIENLFIKIVLGNIAGFWIGRLFILGHDACHQSYTPHRELNKILGRIAFLPSMTPYSLWEVGHNVVHHGQTNLKGFDFVWAPASLEEFQSMPVWRQNLERIYRSGWGPAIYYMLEIWWNKMFFPNKKNMPSTRKVFLKDSMLVAAFGILWIGTLIYAALATNQSIIGLLICGFLIPFVFWNGMIGWVVYVHHTHTSVSWYDNKSEWLRAQPFVSTTVHLTFKYHFGMLMHHIMEHTAHHVDMGVPLYQLTNAQNKLEEVLPGRIIKQPFSWSWYFQTAKLCKLYDFNNKIWLDFQGNKTAESIKVVLSPQ is encoded by the coding sequence ATGACCACACAGTTAAACACTACTATCGTTGATATTAAGCCCATTCCAGAGGGCTTACCTATTCCCAATCGCAAGGTGATTCGTAGTTGGATCGAGCCTTTTGCTGAAAAACAAACATTAAAAGCAATTCTATTGCTTGTTGGTGATATTGTGATTTGGCTTGCCTTAATTGCTGGTATTGTTTTTATTGAAAACTTATTTATTAAAATTGTTTTAGGCAACATTGCGGGATTTTGGATTGGACGCCTATTTATTCTTGGTCATGACGCCTGCCATCAAAGTTATACGCCTCATCGAGAATTAAATAAAATTTTGGGACGTATTGCCTTTTTACCTTCCATGACCCCTTACAGCCTTTGGGAAGTTGGCCACAATGTGGTTCATCATGGCCAAACAAATTTAAAAGGTTTTGACTTTGTTTGGGCGCCCGCTAGTTTGGAAGAGTTTCAGTCAATGCCTGTGTGGCGTCAAAATCTAGAGCGCATTTATCGAAGTGGATGGGGGCCTGCAATCTACTACATGCTCGAAATCTGGTGGAACAAAATGTTTTTTCCTAACAAAAAGAACATGCCTTCAACCCGTAAGGTGTTTTTAAAAGACAGCATGTTGGTTGCAGCATTTGGTATCTTATGGATAGGCACTTTAATTTACGCAGCCTTAGCAACCAATCAATCTATTATAGGTTTGCTTATCTGTGGTTTCTTGATTCCATTTGTTTTTTGGAACGGTATGATTGGCTGGGTTGTGTATGTTCACCACACTCATACTAGCGTTTCTTGGTATGACAATAAATCTGAATGGTTGAGGGCTCAACCGTTTGTTTCTACAACGGTTCACCTTACATTCAAATACCATTTTGGCATGTTAATGCATCACATCATGGAACATACCGCTCACCATGTGGATATGGGAGTGCCACTTTATCAATTAACTAACGCACAAAATAAACTTGAAGAAGTTTTGCCAGGAAGAATCATTAAACAGCCGTTTTCTTGGTCTTGGTATTTTCAAACGGCAAAGCTTTGTAAGCTTTATGACTTTAACAATAAAATTTGGTTAGATTTTCAAGGAAATAAAACTGCTGAATCTATAAAAGTCGTCCTCAGCCCGCAATAA
- a CDS encoding OmpA family protein, producing MNNFGKFGTALALASFVVASQAAPIAYEVNKTPANDNWSGAANGYVWKNGTDELCWRDNFWTPATANALCDGAPAPVAAQPVQQQVVQTRQPISGTFTLGADGAYTLGSAVITPKGKLILDAALAKLVSYDLDKLVISGYTDSQGKDSLNMPLSKNRAKSVNDYLASKGVPASKMSYDGYGSTNYVVNPSTCNGMKVNGRPVSRTVCEAPNRRVEVKFSGFAKETAK from the coding sequence ATGAACAATTTTGGCAAATTTGGCACGGCTTTAGCCCTTGCCTCATTCGTGGTGGCATCTCAAGCTGCTCCCATTGCATATGAAGTGAATAAAACCCCAGCAAACGATAACTGGAGCGGAGCAGCAAATGGTTATGTTTGGAAAAATGGAACAGATGAACTTTGTTGGAGAGATAACTTTTGGACGCCTGCAACTGCAAATGCTCTTTGTGATGGCGCACCAGCCCCAGTAGCTGCCCAACCCGTTCAACAACAAGTTGTGCAGACTAGACAGCCTATTTCCGGTACGTTTACTTTAGGTGCCGATGGTGCCTACACATTAGGTTCTGCAGTTATTACACCAAAAGGTAAGTTAATCCTTGACGCTGCTTTAGCAAAATTAGTAAGTTATGACTTAGACAAGCTAGTTATTAGCGGTTATACAGACTCACAAGGTAAGGACTCATTAAATATGCCTTTGTCTAAAAACCGCGCCAAAAGTGTCAATGATTACTTAGCCTCTAAAGGTGTGCCGGCCTCAAAAATGTCTTATGATGGATATGGATCAACAAATTATGTAGTTAATCCATCTACATGTAATGGCATGAAGGTTAATGGTCGCCCAGTTTCACGGACAGTTTGTGAAGCGCCTAACCGTCGTGTAGAAGTCAAATTTAGCGGCTTCGCAAAAGAAACAGCTAAATAA
- a CDS encoding c-type cytochrome has translation MSEQHGSMIKNPKQLITMVFAAFFIPLIVILLLLIYADSGTKQSSVPNTESTLKIIKPVANLNFVDSSAPKVIKTGEAVYQSVCASCHSSGAAGAPKFEDVAAWSGRVSKGYDYLVTSAIKGKNAMPARGGASPDDVSDFEIGRAVVYMANASGGKLKEPKDPEAAKDAGSGKK, from the coding sequence ATGAGCGAACAACATGGCAGCATGATTAAAAACCCTAAACAGTTAATTACTATGGTATTCGCAGCATTTTTTATACCCCTGATTGTGATCCTTTTACTATTAATATATGCTGATAGTGGAACAAAACAGTCCTCAGTACCAAATACAGAATCGACTCTAAAAATTATTAAACCGGTAGCAAACTTAAACTTTGTCGATTCATCTGCACCTAAGGTTATCAAAACGGGCGAAGCGGTTTACCAAAGCGTTTGTGCATCATGCCACTCATCTGGAGCCGCTGGAGCACCTAAATTTGAAGATGTTGCGGCATGGTCTGGAAGGGTCTCTAAAGGATATGATTATTTGGTTACATCAGCAATCAAAGGAAAAAATGCAATGCCTGCTCGAGGCGGCGCATCGCCAGATGACGTAAGTGACTTTGAAATAGGGCGTGCAGTTGTTTACATGGCAAATGCTTCAGGTGGAAAGTTAAAAGAACCTAAGGATCCAGAAGCAGCAAAAGACGCTGGATCAGGAAAAAAATAA
- the rsmI gene encoding 16S rRNA (cytidine(1402)-2'-O)-methyltransferase, whose protein sequence is MDQTFFLDQQNMPKSSLYVVGTPIGNLGDITYRAVHILRSVDGIACEDTRHTAHLLQSLGIHKPLMALHEHNENTAAGSLINRLQMGERWAYVCDAGTPSISDPGARLVHEVQRAGYQVFPIPGPSAITTLISVAGQLTHGRHGEFQFLGFLPLKGKDRSDVLDFIDKSILATVFYESPQRIKNTLNDLLLHMNDHSRTLVIGRELTKKFETISYLALQDLPLWLSSNLEERGEFCIILGGANTDPNHLGLTPNDCLVNLPKLAETLSFYLGSKQIAEIFSKANLMSKNDAYDLSLKVKNPSKDG, encoded by the coding sequence ATGGATCAAACATTTTTTTTAGACCAACAAAATATGCCGAAAAGCTCACTATACGTTGTGGGCACGCCTATTGGTAATTTGGGTGATATCACTTACCGTGCTGTGCACATTTTACGGTCTGTAGATGGGATTGCTTGCGAGGATACTCGTCACACAGCTCACCTGCTACAGTCTTTAGGAATACATAAGCCTTTAATGGCTTTACATGAGCATAACGAAAATACAGCTGCAGGCTCTTTAATTAATCGCCTTCAAATGGGCGAGCGTTGGGCCTATGTTTGCGATGCGGGAACACCAAGTATTTCAGACCCAGGCGCACGTCTAGTTCATGAAGTGCAACGTGCTGGGTATCAAGTGTTTCCTATCCCAGGGCCTAGTGCAATAACCACTTTGATTTCCGTTGCAGGTCAATTAACTCACGGCCGACATGGGGAATTTCAATTCTTAGGTTTTTTACCGTTAAAAGGAAAAGATCGCTCGGATGTTTTGGACTTTATAGATAAAAGCATTCTAGCCACTGTTTTCTATGAGTCTCCTCAAAGAATTAAAAATACTTTAAACGATCTCCTACTTCATATGAATGACCATTCAAGGACTCTGGTCATTGGGCGTGAATTAACCAAAAAATTTGAAACTATATCGTATTTGGCTCTGCAAGATCTTCCATTATGGCTAAGCTCTAATTTAGAAGAGCGCGGTGAGTTTTGTATCATTTTAGGTGGTGCAAACACAGACCCTAACCATTTAGGATTAACGCCAAATGATTGTCTTGTTAACCTTCCAAAGCTCGCGGAAACATTATCTTTTTACTTAGGAAGTAAACAAATTGCAGAGATTTTTTCAAAAGCTAACTTGATGTCCAAAAATGACGCCTATGATTTATCTCTTAAAGTAAAAAACCCGTCTAAAGACGGGTAA
- a CDS encoding phosphoheptose isomerase, giving the protein MNKNLLIRIQQQFKDSISTKQEALEQLAPLAQVAIELMFSSVSKGGKILACGNGGSAADAQHFAAELVGRFERERKELGAIALTTDSSILTAIGNDYGYDEVFSKQVRALGKPEDVLLAISTSGNSKNVILAIEAAQKIGMGIIAFTGRGGGKINQLLSQQISQQNVHLCVPSERTARIQETHLLLLHCLCDGIDHLLLD; this is encoded by the coding sequence ATGAATAAAAATTTATTAATACGAATCCAGCAACAATTTAAGGATAGTATTTCCACCAAGCAAGAAGCCTTAGAACAGCTTGCACCCTTAGCTCAAGTTGCTATTGAATTAATGTTTTCATCTGTTAGCAAGGGTGGAAAAATACTAGCTTGTGGAAATGGAGGATCTGCCGCAGATGCCCAACACTTTGCGGCTGAGCTTGTAGGCCGATTTGAGAGAGAAAGAAAAGAGCTTGGCGCAATTGCTTTAACAACGGACTCATCCATTCTGACGGCAATAGGAAATGATTATGGTTACGATGAGGTGTTTAGTAAGCAGGTAAGAGCACTAGGAAAGCCAGAAGACGTCCTATTAGCTATATCTACCTCAGGAAATTCAAAAAACGTTATCCTAGCAATTGAAGCTGCGCAAAAAATTGGTATGGGCATAATTGCATTCACTGGCAGAGGAGGGGGAAAAATCAACCAGCTACTTAGCCAACAGATAAGCCAACAAAATGTTCATTTGTGCGTTCCGTCAGAAAGAACAGCACGGATTCAAGAAACACACTTACTCTTACTCCATTGTTTATGTGATGGCATTGATCATTTGTTACTGGATTAA
- a CDS encoding BON domain-containing protein gives MKNLAQLLFVSFLLTNLTGCVPLIIGGVAETALVLGDRRPVSIVTLDRGIQLEADSLISKKFQDNVHVNVNVFNQKVLLTGEATTQELKDQVQNAILPVKNVKNIVNEIQIGIPSSTSSRLSDSSLFTLVKAKLITTNDVPTNSIKITVEAGSVYLMGITTELEAKAAATVTSKSSSSIKQVVKLFDIITEEEKKKLVNGSTPPTQTKP, from the coding sequence ATGAAAAATTTAGCGCAACTTTTGTTTGTTAGTTTTCTGCTCACCAACTTAACGGGCTGTGTTCCCCTAATTATTGGAGGCGTGGCAGAAACAGCCTTAGTATTGGGTGATAGACGACCTGTAAGTATCGTGACTTTGGACAGAGGAATCCAACTTGAGGCGGATTCATTAATTTCCAAAAAATTTCAAGATAATGTTCACGTCAATGTAAATGTATTTAATCAAAAAGTATTATTAACGGGTGAAGCAACAACACAAGAGTTAAAAGATCAGGTACAAAATGCGATCTTGCCTGTTAAAAACGTCAAAAATATTGTTAACGAAATACAAATTGGTATCCCTAGTTCAACAAGTTCAAGGTTGTCAGATAGCTCTTTATTTACCCTAGTAAAAGCAAAACTAATTACTACAAATGACGTACCCACCAACTCAATCAAAATAACAGTAGAAGCTGGTAGTGTTTATTTAATGGGGATTACAACCGAGCTTGAAGCAAAAGCCGCAGCAACTGTCACGAGTAAAAGTAGCAGCAGTATCAAACAAGTGGTTAAGCTTTTTGACATAATTACGGAAGAAGAAAAGAAAAAATTAGTCAATGGTTCTACACCGCCAACTCAAACTAAACCATAA
- a CDS encoding c-type cytochrome, protein MVLHRQLKLNHKFTRAIFLVLIVGFTSPISRAEEGKQVAEELAKKYGCLGCHAQTKKIIGPAFRDIAEKYRQLPAAQQYLALRVKNGGSGIWGVVAMPANKNISDSDLEKIIQWVLNH, encoded by the coding sequence ATGGTTCTACACCGCCAACTCAAACTAAACCATAAATTTACAAGGGCGATATTCCTTGTATTAATTGTAGGGTTTACTTCGCCCATATCACGCGCTGAAGAGGGAAAGCAAGTTGCAGAGGAGCTTGCTAAAAAATATGGTTGTTTAGGATGTCATGCACAAACAAAAAAAATTATAGGTCCCGCGTTTCGTGATATTGCAGAAAAATATCGACAGTTACCAGCGGCTCAACAATACCTTGCATTACGAGTCAAAAATGGCGGATCAGGAATTTGGGGAGTTGTGGCAATGCCCGCAAACAAAAATATTAGCGACTCCGATTTAGAAAAAATCATTCAGTGGGTACTTAATCACTAG
- a CDS encoding GNAT family N-acetyltransferase has protein sequence MGSSDNIQTRPKMILVLELNRSHLEMMRRHLLSLGENDRRLRFGMHATDLFINSYVDSFNYSRDCFFGVIDSTLTIIGLAHLGYGQTVPGQEHSAEFGVSVSENGRGFGVGTALFKRSAIHARNTNVSVLYVHCLSSNAAMMHIARKAGMEVEYSYGEADAYLRLPPGNSQSIILEAMQDQSAIIDYSIKQGFKRTLLNNRLLFGDLLTN, from the coding sequence ATGGGCTCAAGCGACAATATTCAAACTAGACCAAAAATGATTTTAGTCTTGGAACTAAACCGTTCTCATCTTGAAATGATGAGAAGACACCTTCTTTCTTTGGGTGAAAATGACCGTCGACTACGCTTCGGTATGCACGCAACAGATTTGTTTATTAACTCCTACGTAGACTCTTTTAATTATTCTAGGGATTGTTTTTTCGGTGTCATTGATAGTACCTTAACAATTATTGGATTAGCTCATTTAGGTTATGGGCAAACGGTGCCTGGTCAGGAACACTCTGCTGAGTTTGGGGTATCGGTTTCTGAAAATGGCCGTGGCTTTGGTGTTGGAACTGCGTTATTTAAAAGATCCGCAATACACGCAAGAAATACGAATGTCAGCGTTCTTTACGTTCACTGCTTATCTAGCAATGCGGCAATGATGCATATTGCACGTAAGGCCGGCATGGAAGTTGAGTACTCTTATGGCGAGGCAGATGCCTATTTGAGACTTCCTCCAGGTAATTCACAGAGCATTATTCTTGAAGCAATGCAAGATCAATCTGCGATTATTGATTACTCTATCAAGCAAGGCTTTAAAAGAACTCTTCTCAATAACAGGTTACTTTTTGGTGACCTACTGACAAACTAG
- the tuf gene encoding elongation factor Tu codes for MAKEKFERTKPHVNVGTIGHVDHGKTTLTAAITTVLSKAFGGEAKAYDQIDAAPEEKARGITINTAHVEYETQNRHYAHVDCPGHADYVKNMITGAAQMDGAILVCSAADGPMPQTREHILLARQVGVPYIVVFLNKCDMVDDEELLELVEMEVRELLSKYDFPGDDTPIIKGSAKLALEGDEGPLGKQAIMALAEALDTYIPTPERAVDGAFLMPVEDVFSISGRGTVVTGRIERGIVKVGEEIEIVGIRATQKTTCTGVEMFRKLLDQGQAGDNVGILLRGTKREDVERGQVLCKPGSILPHTEFTGSVYVLSKDEGGRHTPFFNNYRPQFYFRTTDVTGAIELPKDKEMVMPGDNVEISVKLIAPIAMEEGLRFAIREGGRTVGAGVVSKIIA; via the coding sequence ATGGCAAAAGAGAAGTTTGAGCGGACGAAGCCGCACGTAAACGTCGGAACAATTGGTCACGTTGACCATGGTAAGACAACATTAACTGCAGCGATAACAACGGTGTTGTCAAAAGCGTTTGGTGGAGAAGCCAAAGCGTATGACCAAATTGATGCGGCGCCAGAAGAGAAGGCGCGCGGTATTACGATTAATACAGCGCACGTTGAGTATGAGACGCAGAATCGTCACTACGCACACGTTGATTGCCCAGGCCACGCTGACTATGTAAAGAACATGATTACCGGCGCAGCCCAAATGGACGGCGCGATTTTAGTTTGTTCAGCAGCTGATGGTCCAATGCCACAAACGCGCGAGCACATTTTGCTTGCACGTCAGGTTGGTGTTCCGTACATCGTTGTATTTTTAAATAAATGCGACATGGTGGATGATGAAGAATTATTAGAACTCGTTGAAATGGAAGTGCGTGAGTTGTTGTCCAAGTATGATTTCCCTGGCGATGACACACCAATCATTAAAGGTTCAGCAAAATTAGCATTAGAGGGCGACGAAGGCCCACTCGGCAAGCAAGCGATTATGGCTTTAGCCGAGGCATTAGATACATACATTCCGACACCTGAGCGTGCTGTTGACGGCGCGTTCTTGATGCCTGTAGAAGACGTGTTCTCGATCTCTGGTCGCGGAACTGTGGTTACAGGTCGTATCGAGCGTGGCATTGTAAAAGTTGGTGAAGAGATTGAGATTGTTGGTATTCGCGCCACACAAAAGACGACATGTACGGGTGTTGAGATGTTCCGTAAGTTGTTAGATCAAGGTCAAGCTGGCGATAACGTTGGTATCTTGTTGCGTGGTACAAAGCGTGAAGACGTTGAGCGCGGTCAAGTGTTGTGTAAGCCAGGTTCAATTTTGCCGCATACAGAATTTACAGGTAGCGTATACGTTTTATCGAAAGATGAAGGCGGCCGTCATACACCATTCTTTAACAACTATCGCCCGCAGTTTTACTTCCGTACAACGGACGTAACTGGCGCGATTGAGTTGCCAAAAGATAAAGAAATGGTAATGCCTGGTGATAACGTTGAAATTAGCGTGAAGTTAATTGCGCCGATCGCGATGGAAGAAGGTTTACGTTTCGCGATTCGTGAAGGTGGCCGTACCGTTGGTGCTGGTGTTGTTTCTAAAATTATTGCTTAA
- the secE gene encoding preprotein translocase subunit SecE, whose amino-acid sequence MSEQKNLTKDASESNLVAGISIALILGSLIGYYGLATQPLMIRLGVLVGGIVIALGLVAVTPTGKRFLAYAKDSVNEVKKVVWPSRKETTQMTLIVFAFVVVMAIFLWSADKIIEWLIFAVFLGWK is encoded by the coding sequence ATGTCTGAACAAAAAAACTTAACTAAAGATGCTAGTGAATCGAATTTAGTCGCTGGTATATCTATTGCGCTCATTTTAGGATCGTTAATTGGTTATTATGGCTTGGCCACTCAACCATTGATGATCCGTTTGGGTGTGCTTGTTGGTGGGATAGTAATTGCATTGGGATTGGTCGCAGTAACACCTACTGGCAAACGTTTTCTTGCATATGCAAAAGACAGTGTGAATGAAGTAAAGAAAGTAGTCTGGCCTTCAAGAAAAGAAACAACCCAAATGACTTTGATTGTTTTTGCTTTTGTGGTGGTTATGGCTATTTTCTTATGGAGTGCTGACAAAATTATTGAGTGGTTGATTTTCGCAGTCTTCCTTGGATGGAAATAA
- the nusG gene encoding transcription termination/antitermination protein NusG yields the protein MTNEEISKNPQAAENMRWYVIHAYSGMEKSVKKGLEERIGRSDMTDKFGRIMVPSEEVIEVKSGTKTVTERRFFPGYVLIEMEMTDESWHLVKNTPKVTGFVGGIRNRPSPISTAEVQKIMDQMQAGVDKPKPKTLFEIGEMVRVKEGPFTDFNGNVEEVNYEKSRLRVSVTIFGRGTPVELEFGQVEKM from the coding sequence ATGACGAATGAAGAAATAAGTAAAAATCCCCAAGCCGCTGAAAATATGCGTTGGTATGTGATACATGCTTATTCTGGCATGGAAAAAAGCGTAAAAAAAGGCTTAGAGGAGCGCATTGGAAGATCGGACATGACGGATAAGTTTGGCCGTATTATGGTTCCTTCCGAAGAGGTGATTGAAGTGAAGTCTGGGACGAAAACTGTTACTGAGCGTAGATTTTTTCCTGGATATGTCCTTATTGAAATGGAAATGACCGATGAGTCTTGGCATTTAGTTAAAAACACACCTAAAGTTACTGGGTTTGTTGGTGGAATTAGAAATCGACCATCGCCAATATCTACAGCAGAAGTTCAAAAGATTATGGATCAGATGCAGGCTGGTGTTGATAAACCAAAACCAAAAACTTTGTTTGAAATTGGTGAAATGGTTCGAGTTAAAGAAGGCCCATTTACTGACTTTAATGGAAACGTCGAAGAAGTTAATTATGAGAAGTCAAGACTCCGAGTTTCTGTTACAATATTTGGTCGCGGTACTCCGGTTGAATTAGAATTCGGGCAAGTAGAGAAGATGTAA
- the rplK gene encoding 50S ribosomal protein L11, translated as MAKKIIGFIKLQIPAGKANPSPPVGPALGQRGLNIMEFCKAFNAQTQGMEPGLPVPVVITAFADKSFTFVLKTPPATVLIKKAAKLDKGSPRPHTDKVGKITLAQAEDIAKAKMPDLTAADLAAAVRTIAGSARSMGITVEGL; from the coding sequence ATGGCAAAGAAAATTATTGGCTTTATTAAGCTACAAATACCTGCCGGTAAGGCAAACCCATCACCACCAGTAGGACCTGCATTAGGTCAGCGTGGTTTAAATATTATGGAGTTCTGTAAGGCGTTTAATGCCCAAACTCAGGGCATGGAGCCAGGCTTGCCTGTTCCGGTCGTAATTACAGCATTTGCAGACAAGAGTTTTACTTTTGTTTTAAAAACACCTCCAGCAACAGTCTTAATTAAAAAAGCGGCCAAATTAGATAAGGGCTCACCAAGACCTCATACAGATAAGGTTGGGAAAATCACTTTGGCTCAAGCTGAAGATATTGCAAAGGCCAAAATGCCTGATTTAACTGCCGCTGATTTAGCTGCTGCAGTAAGAACAATTGCTGGAAGCGCCCGCTCGATGGGCATCACTGTTGAGGGACTCTAA
- the rplA gene encoding 50S ribosomal protein L1, with the protein MTNTSKRVTALQSKVDRNKFYPIDEALNLVKECATAKFDESIDVAVQLGIDAKKSDQVVRGAVVLPAGTGKSVRVAVFAQGDKATQAKEAGADIVGMEDLAEQVKGGNINFDILIASPDTMRIVGTLGQILGPRGLMPNPKVGTVTPDVATAVKNAKAGQVQFRVDKAGIVHATIGRRSFEPSALKSNLVALLDALQKAKPATSKGVYLRKIALSSTMGTGVRVEQSSISI; encoded by the coding sequence ATGACAAATACATCTAAAAGAGTAACTGCTCTTCAATCAAAAGTTGATAGAAATAAATTTTATCCAATCGATGAGGCTTTAAATTTAGTTAAAGAATGTGCAACTGCTAAATTTGACGAGTCGATTGATGTAGCTGTTCAGTTAGGTATTGATGCGAAAAAATCAGACCAAGTTGTGCGTGGAGCTGTTGTATTACCTGCAGGAACTGGAAAATCAGTTCGCGTAGCTGTATTTGCCCAAGGTGATAAAGCAACTCAGGCAAAAGAAGCTGGGGCTGATATCGTTGGTATGGAAGACCTTGCAGAACAAGTTAAGGGCGGCAATATCAATTTTGATATTTTGATTGCTTCACCAGATACTATGAGAATTGTGGGTACTTTGGGACAAATATTAGGACCACGTGGTTTAATGCCAAATCCTAAAGTGGGAACGGTAACTCCTGATGTGGCTACTGCAGTTAAAAATGCAAAAGCTGGTCAGGTTCAATTCCGTGTTGACAAAGCTGGAATTGTGCATGCAACGATTGGTCGTCGCTCATTTGAGCCTAGTGCTTTGAAATCAAATCTTGTTGCATTATTAGATGCTTTGCAAAAAGCCAAGCCTGCAACAAGCAAGGGCGTTTATTTAAGAAAGATAGCACTTTCTAGCACGATGGGTACTGGTGTTCGTGTAGAGCAATCTTCAATATCGATTTAA
- the rplJ gene encoding 50S ribosomal protein L10, whose translation MPLNLDDKKAVVADIGAQVANAQTIVLAEYRGIPVGELTKLRANARAQGVYLRVLKNTLARRAVQGTQFEPLSDAMVGPLIYSISADPIASAKVLNDFSKVKDTLVIKAGSYNGKALDANGVKALASIPGRNELIAMLLGVMLAPVSSMARVLGAVAAQKSEETPAA comes from the coding sequence ATGCCTTTAAATTTGGATGACAAAAAAGCGGTAGTGGCTGACATTGGTGCACAAGTTGCCAATGCTCAAACCATCGTACTAGCTGAGTATCGTGGCATTCCAGTGGGCGAATTGACCAAACTACGTGCAAACGCTAGAGCGCAAGGTGTTTATTTGCGTGTATTGAAAAATACATTAGCGCGTCGTGCTGTACAAGGTACACAATTCGAGCCGCTAAGTGACGCGATGGTCGGACCGCTGATTTATAGTATTTCTGCAGATCCAATTGCTTCAGCAAAAGTTTTAAATGACTTTTCTAAAGTAAAAGACACCCTAGTCATCAAAGCAGGTTCTTATAACGGTAAGGCATTAGATGCTAATGGTGTAAAAGCCCTCGCATCAATCCCAGGTCGTAATGAACTCATAGCAATGTTGTTAGGCGTGATGCTGGCCCCTGTATCGAGCATGGCTCGTGTACTTGGAGCAGTTGCTGCTCAGAAATCCGAAGAAACGCCAGCTGCCTAA
- the rplL gene encoding 50S ribosomal protein L7/L12: MAITKEEIIEAVGNMSVMDLNDLVKAFEEKFGVSAAAMAVAAPGAGGAAAVEEKTEFNVILAEVGANKVSVIKAVREITGLGLKEAKDLVDGAPKPIKEGVDKVAAEDAKKKLEDAGAKVELK, encoded by the coding sequence ATGGCAATTACTAAAGAAGAAATTATTGAAGCAGTTGGCAATATGTCTGTAATGGATTTAAATGACTTAGTTAAGGCATTTGAAGAGAAGTTTGGCGTATCAGCAGCAGCAATGGCTGTTGCAGCTCCAGGTGCAGGTGGTGCAGCTGCAGTTGAAGAGAAAACTGAATTTAACGTGATTCTTGCAGAAGTTGGAGCAAATAAAGTATCAGTAATTAAGGCTGTTCGTGAAATTACTGGACTTGGTTTGAAAGAAGCTAAAGATCTCGTTGATGGCGCACCAAAGCCAATCAAAGAAGGTGTTGACAAGGTAGCCGCTGAAGACGCTAAGAAGAAGTTAGAAGATGCTGGCGCGAAAGTAGAGCTCAAGTAA